The following are encoded together in the Chlorocebus sabaeus isolate Y175 chromosome 20, mChlSab1.0.hap1, whole genome shotgun sequence genome:
- the TMEM35B gene encoding transmembrane protein 35B isoform X2, whose amino-acid sequence MELLLSVLRVLLGGFFALVGLAKLSEEISAPVSERMNALFVQFAEVFPLKVFGYQPDPLNYQIAVGFLELLAGLLLATGPPMLQEISNLFLILLMMEGQLLPLLLFKRLLISWSCFLQEARDECS is encoded by the exons ATGGAGCTTCTGCTGTCGGTGCTGCGTGTGCTGCTGGGCGGCTTCTTCGCGCTCGTGGGGTTGGCCAAGCTCTCGGAGGAGATCTCGGCTCCAGTTTCGGAGCGGATG AACGCCCTGTTCGTGCAGTTTGCTGAGGTGTTCCCGCTGAAGGTATTTGGCTACCAGCCAGATCCCCTGAACTACCAAATAGCTGTGGGCTTTCTGGAACTGCTGGCTGGGCTGCTGCTGGCCACGGGCCCACCGATGCTGCAAGAGATCAGTAACTTGTTCTTGATTCTGCTCATGATGG AGGGGCAACTGTTGCCACTGCTGTTGTTCAAGAGGCTTCTGATTTCCTGGTCCTGCTTTCTCCAGGAGGCTAGAGATGAATGCAGCTAG
- the TMEM35B gene encoding transmembrane protein 35B isoform X1, whose translation MELLLSVLRVLLGGFFALVGLAKLSEEISAPVSERMNALFVQFAEVFPLKVFGYQPDPLNYQIAVGFLELLAGLLLATGPPMLQEISNLFLILLMMGAIFTLAALKESLSTCIPAIVCLGFLLLLNVGQLLAQTKKVVRPTRKKTLSTFKESWK comes from the exons ATGGAGCTTCTGCTGTCGGTGCTGCGTGTGCTGCTGGGCGGCTTCTTCGCGCTCGTGGGGTTGGCCAAGCTCTCGGAGGAGATCTCGGCTCCAGTTTCGGAGCGGATG AACGCCCTGTTCGTGCAGTTTGCTGAGGTGTTCCCGCTGAAGGTATTTGGCTACCAGCCAGATCCCCTGAACTACCAAATAGCTGTGGGCTTTCTGGAACTGCTGGCTGGGCTGCTGCTGGCCACGGGCCCACCGATGCTGCAAGAGATCAGTAACTTGTTCTTGATTCTGCTCATGATGG GGGCTATCTTCACCTTGGCAGCTCTAAAAGAGTCACTAAGCACCTGTATCCCGGCCATCGTCTGCCTGGGGTTCCTGCTGCTGCTGAATGTCGGCCAGCTCTTAGCCCAGACTAAGAAGGTGGTCAGACCCACTAGGAAGAAGACTCTAAGTACATTCAAGGAATCCTGGAAGTAG